TAATAACATCAAAAAGGCTAGATGAAAAAAGGTTAAATATGAGCCAACATTCCTATCAAATGGAGATACTGTCAAACAGCTTCTAGCCAAGTCTTGATACATTTTAGCCAAGAAAGACACTCAATGGACAGCAAATCAAAGAGAAAGAGCAGAATTGCTGTTTAGCAAATACCCTCAATTGGAAATTGCAAATCGACATTTGATGAAGCTTAGGAATATCTACGAATACAAACTACATTTAGATGCTATTACTCCCCTGAAGGAATGGATTGATCTAACTAGAAACCTAGGAATTAAGGAATTCAACTCCGTTGAAAATTCAATTGAATACCATTTTGAGACTATCCTAAATTTCTTCCATAATAAAAGTACAAATGCAAATGCCGAATCTTTCAATTCAAAAATCAAACTGTTTAGAGCAAACCTTAGAGGCGTAGTTGACACCAAGTTTTTCCTTTTTAGATTAGGAACTCTTTTTGCCTAATCCCCAGAAAAGTTCCGTGAGCCAATATTAGTCCTGTAATACTAGTAAACATTGTTGTAGTAACTCCATCAATTAGCGGTTTTAAAGCCTGAAAAGTAATTTCACTGCCTCAACTTGATAGTTTTTATCTTTCTCATTTAGTTTATTACCTCTTAAAGGTTCAGCTTCTTTCAAGTGCCTTTCCATCTCTGACTTTAAAGTGACAACTAAAAATTGCTTTAAAGAGGAGCAAGAGCTCAGGACGCCACCTGTCTTTTCGAATAATGACTTGCTTGTTTTAAATTGTGAGAGGGCTATGCTCTGTAAATTGTATAATTCATCTTGCGTCATAAAAGTCTAAATTTAATGATATACACATTTATCTTTAGACAGACTTTAATCTACACTCTCATACTGAATCTCTATCAATAAAATTAAATGGCACATTAAACTTTCCTTTTTCCTTGTTTAAAATCATTGTAGCTGCTTTAGCACCCATAATCATAAAATTTGTGGATACAACTGAAATGCCAAAGAGCTCTTTCAAAGGAGTATCATTATAAGAAATGACACCTATGTCCGTACCTAGCACATATTCATGTTCCCTTGTTTGCTTTATAAAATTGACCAAGTCATTCTCCTCAATAATTATGAACAGATCACCTCTATTCAAGATCATGTCGCAAAAAACCTCATCTATGACTTCAAATTCGAATGAATTTTCATAGCAAAATTTTCTAACTCCATGTAAAATTCTTCTAGGATAGGGGTATACAGACTTCTCAGGGTAGACTAATGTTACCTTATTGTATTTAGCTAGTTTTTGAATTCCTTCCTTTAACCCATTATAGATGTCTTTTTCAAAATCCTGATACACTGTAATCATTGCATTGCTATCTAATTCCAATGAATTATCCATTAAGATAAGTTTATTCTCAGGTATTTTTTTGAGGGCAAGGGACACAGCATCGGTCATGCTTGTATGCTCCAGCTGCTCTGTTTTAAAATGGGGCATTACTACATAGTAATCATAAGATGATTTATGCTTGTCTAATAAATTCAAAAACAAAGATTCATCACAGTGATAGATAAAGAGTTCTGTATGAGCATTGGCACCAATACTGCTTAGGAAAGAATTATAAATTCTCATTTTATACGAGCTCAATTTATTAACGAGAAAGCAAATGCTAATCTTAGAAATTAGTTTTGTTCTAGCTATATAAAAGCCCTTACCTCTAATTGACGAAATTATATCACGTTCTTTTAGAATATTATATGCTTTTTCAACAGTATCTCTAGATACATATAACTCTTCACTAAAGTTATTTATAGATGGGATTTTTTGATCAATTACTAAATTCCCAATTGAGATATTATGAATTATCGATTTGACAATTTGTCGATACTTGGCTTCTCGCGAATGTTCATCAATTTTGACATGTTTTAATATATCCAGTTCAACCGACTCTGCTACTATCATTTAAAACCATTTTAGATTTTTTGAAAAAAAAACTAGTCGACTTGACTGTTAATTTTTTTCTGAAATTATTTAGTTCAAAATTATTTAGACTTGAGTAATGGAATAGGGCGATATTGATATTAAATAGGGTTATATGTTGATAATTACAAGTTATTGTTTATTTTATTTTATTGTAAGTGGCTAGTTTTAAATGGTTTGCCGTTGTTTCTTGCAAGGGAGAAGATCATCCGGATAGATGCTGTAAATGTTTCTGTAAATTGTTGTTCCTGGATATTTACTCAAGAATTTTACTACCTTTTTTTTCATTTAGTGGGTCGTTTAATGAAGCATCCCATCGAGCACTTCAACTGGTTTGACCTTTGGGGATCTATGGAGGTGCTCTGTTGTTACTTAGAATAAAGATTGTGGTATTATCTGCTAAATTATTTCTTCTGAAATTTTATGATTTCCCCATTTCTATCGTCAATCGCTGATATCATCGCCAAAGCTTGTCGACAACGATAGGGTATTTCGCCATTGAGTATATCCAAGTATTTTTTTTGAGTCCAAGGGAACGTATGATGATGGCTACGTTAATTAGAAAGGTTTGCCTATATCCATTGGTGGTTACGGCTTTACTGCTCGAATCTAAATGGTAGACGCTTGAACTTTATTTACTTAAAGGGAACGATTGACGTTCAAAATTAAAGTTGACTAATCCATCTTCGTTACTGTATTTATGATACACCTGATCCAAAATTATGTTTTATAATTGATTGGTCGGAAGCTCAATACTATTTCTCTACCATTACAGTGGCTATATTGGCACTTTCAAGCCTGTTGGCAATGGTTATTTGATGGTCAAACTTCTAAGGCATCTCCATTCAGCTCCAATTCAAACCTTGATTGAAAACGCCCTATAAAACTTCACCTCGTGATGGCACATGTTGCGAGATAGTTGAATAGGCACTTTCCATAAGAACAGGATTTGGGGCTCATT
This portion of the Spirosomataceae bacterium TFI 002 genome encodes:
- a CDS encoding regulatory protein, gntR family, producing MIVAESVELDILKHVKIDEHSREAKYRQIVKSIIHNISIGNLVIDQKIPSINNFSEELYVSRDTVEKAYNILKERDIISSIRGKGFYIARTKLISKISICFLVNKLSSYKMRIYNSFLSSIGANAHTELFIYHCDESLFLNLLDKHKSSYDYYVVMPHFKTEQLEHTSMTDAVSLALKKIPENKLILMDNSLELDSNAMITVYQDFEKDIYNGLKEGIQKLAKYNKVTLVYPEKSVYPYPRRILHGVRKFCYENSFEFEVIDEVFCDMILNRGDLFIIIEENDLVNFIKQTREHEYVLGTDIGVISYNDTPLKELFGISVVSTNFMIMGAKAATMILNKEKGKFNVPFNFIDRDSV